One Herbaspirillum rubrisubalbicans genomic window carries:
- a CDS encoding DUF2169 family type VI secretion system accessory protein, whose product MKHIKPTTLGLMKKPYQLRGQHYLVVSALGFFRLGVAYTSDAQDQNFRFLPDSQQWQKLLHVLPAGQAVDEIMPKARSEVLLTASAHAPQGKPVTELTVSLQLESWRKQLRVIGDRRWVNSLLPLYQVSEPAPFTQMPLSWERAYGGPRHTANPQGRGYTGHAMSALFGVNRGVLPNLEDPHAPVLSPAKAYAPAGVGPLPLHWSPRRERFGSFDQHWIEHDAPGLAADTDPLAFNRAPADQWLPQPLVGGEAYCLEHLHPQHPRIAGVLPGFVARGFVQRHGGELEEVALQPDTVWFFPEQDIGLLIYHGQIEIDDAEAQDITAVMVAYEDAQAPRSMQHYRDVFALRSDADTAPLHLYNESQLAPLPGDAVLAGREAQRQAEALARQARVETATAGIQQDLCERYDLPLPTPGVPAGPVAMQTADTSARLSAQEIADGDFDLTGVVAQARARADQARTHGEQQMARLQQMKAELQATYGEHAGTATEHRLAGDTVAQKNAAFDLACVPAYDLLPADSQALALAPAVDAMLANLKLPAPQDPAVIASLREKFSQSLLQLPALRRRGRHAAMTPSAPAQALAPEVAAWLGLQIRQWHQGGALLAGRDLAGIDLREADLRGADLREVMLEQADLRGACLAGANLEGAVLCGAMLDGADFTDARLHHANLCASSAAGTCFAGADLRQARVSHARWQGSTLRAARLNDCLAQHIDLTSACLDLADLRGASLLQAQAPHSSWQGASLDKTVLLKAVLDHADFSRAQLQRVTLLDASLVGSRWQAANLVKVVAGGTADWSGADLRDLRAAQCGWHGARFCGADLSDAHCLRCTFDTCDFDAARLHRTLLANSRFMNARFHRADAMQADFYQAMCRKTDFSDANLHLASLIQADLSGADLTGATLTQTRLDDQRRAA is encoded by the coding sequence ATGAAACACATCAAACCGACCACACTGGGCCTGATGAAGAAGCCCTACCAGCTCAGGGGCCAGCACTATCTGGTCGTCAGTGCGCTCGGCTTCTTCAGGCTGGGCGTCGCCTATACCAGTGATGCTCAGGATCAGAATTTCCGGTTCCTGCCAGACAGCCAGCAATGGCAGAAACTGCTGCATGTCCTGCCCGCCGGTCAGGCGGTGGATGAGATCATGCCCAAGGCGCGCAGCGAGGTGCTGCTGACGGCCAGCGCCCATGCACCGCAAGGCAAGCCGGTGACGGAACTGACCGTCAGCTTGCAGCTGGAATCCTGGAGGAAACAATTGCGCGTCATCGGTGATCGTCGCTGGGTCAACAGTCTGTTGCCACTCTACCAGGTGTCCGAACCAGCCCCGTTCACGCAGATGCCGTTGAGCTGGGAACGCGCCTATGGCGGTCCCCGGCACACTGCCAACCCGCAAGGCCGCGGCTATACCGGCCATGCGATGTCGGCGCTGTTCGGGGTCAACAGAGGCGTGCTGCCCAATCTGGAAGATCCGCACGCGCCGGTTTTGTCCCCGGCCAAGGCCTATGCGCCGGCCGGCGTCGGACCGCTGCCGCTGCACTGGAGCCCTCGCCGCGAGCGGTTTGGCAGCTTCGACCAGCACTGGATCGAGCACGACGCGCCAGGCCTTGCCGCCGACACCGATCCACTCGCCTTCAACCGGGCACCAGCCGACCAATGGCTGCCGCAGCCCCTGGTCGGCGGCGAAGCGTATTGCCTGGAGCACCTGCACCCGCAGCACCCGCGCATCGCCGGCGTGCTGCCCGGTTTTGTGGCGCGCGGCTTCGTCCAGCGGCATGGTGGCGAGCTTGAGGAAGTAGCACTGCAGCCCGATACGGTGTGGTTCTTCCCGGAACAGGACATCGGCCTGTTGATCTATCACGGACAGATCGAGATCGACGATGCGGAAGCGCAGGACATCACGGCCGTCATGGTCGCCTATGAAGATGCGCAGGCGCCACGGTCGATGCAGCATTACCGGGACGTGTTCGCGTTGCGCTCTGACGCCGACACCGCGCCTCTGCACCTGTACAACGAGAGCCAGCTAGCGCCGCTGCCCGGTGACGCCGTGCTGGCTGGGCGCGAGGCGCAGCGGCAGGCCGAGGCGCTGGCGCGCCAGGCCAGGGTGGAGACGGCCACCGCCGGTATCCAGCAGGACCTATGTGAACGATACGACCTGCCCTTGCCGACGCCCGGGGTGCCAGCGGGACCCGTGGCAATGCAGACAGCTGATACCAGCGCCCGCCTCAGCGCCCAGGAAATCGCCGACGGTGACTTCGACCTTACCGGTGTGGTTGCGCAGGCCAGAGCGCGTGCCGACCAGGCGCGCACGCACGGGGAGCAGCAGATGGCCCGGCTGCAGCAGATGAAGGCCGAACTGCAGGCCACCTATGGTGAGCACGCCGGGACGGCCACAGAGCATAGGCTGGCAGGCGACACCGTCGCACAGAAGAATGCCGCCTTCGACCTGGCCTGCGTACCCGCCTACGACCTGCTGCCTGCCGACAGCCAGGCGCTTGCGCTGGCGCCGGCCGTTGACGCGATGCTGGCCAACCTGAAGCTGCCTGCGCCACAGGATCCGGCGGTCATCGCGTCGCTGCGTGAGAAATTCAGCCAGTCGCTGTTGCAGCTACCTGCCTTGCGCCGCCGTGGCCGGCATGCCGCGATGACACCGAGCGCGCCGGCACAGGCCCTGGCACCGGAAGTCGCCGCATGGCTGGGTCTGCAGATACGGCAATGGCATCAGGGCGGCGCCCTGCTGGCGGGTCGTGATCTGGCCGGCATTGATCTGCGCGAGGCCGATCTGCGTGGTGCGGATCTGCGCGAAGTCATGCTGGAACAGGCCGATCTGCGCGGTGCTTGTCTGGCCGGTGCCAATCTGGAGGGCGCCGTGCTGTGCGGTGCCATGCTCGACGGTGCCGATTTCACCGATGCCCGCCTGCATCACGCCAATCTGTGCGCTTCCAGCGCCGCGGGTACCTGCTTTGCCGGTGCCGACCTGCGCCAGGCGCGCGTCAGCCATGCCCGCTGGCAGGGCAGCACGCTGCGCGCAGCACGGCTCAATGACTGCCTGGCCCAGCACATCGACCTGACGTCCGCCTGCCTGGACCTGGCGGACTTGCGCGGCGCCAGCCTGCTGCAGGCGCAGGCGCCGCACAGTAGCTGGCAAGGTGCGTCACTGGACAAGACCGTATTGCTCAAGGCCGTGCTGGACCATGCCGATTTTTCCCGGGCGCAGCTACAGCGGGTCACCCTGCTCGATGCCAGCCTGGTCGGCAGCCGCTGGCAGGCCGCCAACCTGGTCAAGGTGGTCGCCGGCGGCACGGCAGACTGGTCTGGAGCCGATCTGCGCGATCTACGCGCCGCACAGTGCGGTTGGCATGGTGCCCGATTTTGCGGGGCCGATCTGTCGGACGCGCACTGTCTGCGCTGCACCTTCGATACCTGCGATTTCGATGCGGCGCGACTGCATCGGACCCTGCTGGCCAATTCACGCTTCATGAACGCCCGCTTCCACCGGGCCGATGCGATGCAAGCCGACTTTTACCAAGCCATGTGTCGCAAGACCGATTTCAGCGACGCCAATCTGCATCTGGCCAGCCTGATCCAGGCAGACCTGAGCGGGGCCGACCTGACCGGGGCGACACTGACGCAGACGCGCCTGGACGACCAGCGGAGGGCGGCATGA
- a CDS encoding pentapeptide repeat-containing protein, producing the protein MSHDTIHAGFYNEIDKARRMARPVHQSNFQGLRLSGRDLRGLTFNHVDLRGSRLVQCDLSETSFIDCDLSSIDLSGSTLCKTAFIRCRMPQAVLPTAYLKWLTMIKCDLRGSRWQQSHWHLCTVSECDFSATDLRDARLERSSFHQCQTDGADLSRVVLERASLQGIDFQGVTMTGLRAQGSVLAKADLRGKALSGIQLQRCMFTDSLLDDTDLQGADLSQSSFMGARLVRTNLQGVLASHGMFAKATLQQANMAQGDFHSAIFHQATLLDCRLNDACFSSAVFSKSRLSGLSFARSDLRYSQFDHARGRDLTFDHARLDHSNFHDAQLEQCTFAGADRKTMRLTDDALLAAQARTLSTEET; encoded by the coding sequence ATGAGCCACGACACGATCCATGCTGGGTTCTACAACGAGATCGACAAGGCCAGGCGTATGGCCCGACCAGTGCATCAGAGCAACTTCCAGGGCCTGCGGCTGTCCGGCCGCGATCTGCGTGGTCTCACCTTCAACCACGTCGATCTGCGCGGCAGTCGCCTGGTGCAGTGCGACCTGAGTGAGACGAGCTTCATCGACTGCGACCTCAGCAGTATCGATCTGAGCGGGAGCACGCTGTGCAAGACTGCGTTCATCCGCTGCCGGATGCCGCAGGCGGTGCTGCCAACGGCGTATCTGAAATGGCTGACGATGATCAAGTGCGACCTGCGTGGTAGCCGCTGGCAGCAGTCGCACTGGCACCTGTGCACCGTCAGCGAATGCGATTTCTCCGCCACAGACCTGCGCGACGCCCGGCTCGAACGCAGCAGTTTCCACCAGTGCCAGACCGATGGCGCAGACCTAAGCCGCGTCGTTTTGGAGCGCGCGTCCCTGCAAGGCATCGATTTCCAGGGCGTGACGATGACCGGCCTGCGCGCCCAGGGCAGCGTGCTGGCCAAGGCCGACCTGCGCGGCAAGGCGCTGTCCGGTATACAGCTGCAGCGCTGCATGTTCACCGACAGCCTGCTCGACGACACCGACCTGCAAGGTGCCGACCTGAGCCAGTCCAGTTTCATGGGAGCACGCCTGGTGCGCACCAATCTGCAAGGCGTGCTGGCCAGCCACGGCATGTTTGCCAAGGCGACGCTGCAGCAGGCCAACATGGCACAGGGCGACTTCCACAGTGCCATCTTCCATCAGGCCACGCTGCTGGATTGCAGGCTGAACGACGCCTGCTTCAGTAGCGCCGTGTTCAGCAAGAGCCGGCTGTCCGGTCTAAGTTTCGCGCGCAGCGATCTCCGTTACAGCCAGTTCGACCATGCGCGCGGCCGGGATCTGACGTTCGACCACGCCCGCCTCGATCACAGCAATTTCCATGATGCGCAGCTAGAACAATGCACCTTCGCGGGGGCAGACAGGAAAACCATGCGCTTGACCGACGACGCCCTGCTGGCGGCGCAGGCAAGAACACTCTCGACGGAGGAAACATGA
- a CDS encoding DUF3540 domain-containing protein: protein MMHAIESTQATPAPLGPNWSEAQVVLELNDGNYLLDDGRVAQQALSCLLKPCVGDKALITVCQHGDIYILHLLQRQRGTSACLNLPGVQQLTITQPQIGIVATGDLGLAALGDVEVTASSGVLRLNARNLFTTVSESLVENVQHYIGRVGQYLLDVTDLFRVHGQQTSITAEQDVKIDAERISLG from the coding sequence ATGATGCACGCTATCGAATCAACGCAGGCCACCCCCGCTCCGCTCGGCCCCAACTGGTCCGAAGCGCAGGTGGTGCTGGAACTGAACGACGGCAACTATCTGCTCGATGACGGCCGGGTTGCGCAGCAGGCATTGTCCTGCCTGCTCAAGCCATGCGTCGGTGACAAGGCATTGATCACGGTCTGCCAGCACGGCGACATCTACATCCTGCACCTGCTGCAGCGCCAGCGCGGCACCAGCGCCTGCCTGAACCTGCCCGGCGTACAGCAGTTGACCATCACCCAGCCGCAGATCGGCATTGTGGCCACGGGCGACCTGGGCCTGGCGGCGCTGGGCGACGTGGAAGTCACGGCCAGTAGCGGCGTGCTGCGTCTGAACGCCCGCAACCTGTTCACCACCGTCAGTGAGAGCCTGGTGGAAAACGTGCAGCACTACATCGGCCGCGTCGGGCAATACCTGCTGGACGTCACGGACCTGTTCCGCGTGCATGGGCAGCAGACCAGCATCACAGCCGAGCAAGACGTCAAGATCGATGCCGAGCGCATCAGCCTGGGCTGA
- a CDS encoding DUF4150 domain-containing protein yields MFANTSLGVMNMAAPDVCKTPPLAEPLPYPNIALSTTHIPTVPNVIICGGFAENLLTPGTISNGDEPGVMGGVVSQVFIGPDASTLGSFKVMMGEAFASHLTGLTAQNGKVANAVGATLVPAQTCVVILS; encoded by the coding sequence ATGTTTGCCAACACCAGCCTGGGCGTCATGAACATGGCCGCGCCCGATGTCTGCAAGACGCCACCGCTGGCCGAACCGTTGCCGTATCCGAACATCGCGCTGTCGACCACGCATATTCCGACAGTGCCCAACGTGATCATCTGCGGCGGCTTCGCGGAAAACCTGCTGACCCCGGGCACCATCAGTAACGGCGATGAGCCTGGCGTGATGGGCGGCGTGGTGTCGCAGGTGTTCATCGGCCCGGATGCTTCCACCCTTGGCAGTTTCAAGGTGATGATGGGCGAAGCGTTTGCCTCGCACTTGACCGGCCTGACCGCGCAGAACGGCAAGGTGGCCAATGCCGTCGGCGCCACGCTGGTACCGGCCCAGACCTGCGTGGTGATCCTGAGTTGA
- the tssK gene encoding type VI secretion system baseplate subunit TssK, producing the protein MNSSSLSAPAPSRLPDAVQWSEGMLLGPQHMQQNDIYWQEHLRHRLACIAPHFWGVRHLAVQLVRDTIVVSELECVLPNGVTLCHPGNFIRQPDPLLQLDVSACRAGEPPMRLWLMVPERSQAAARQTDPGRRYDSQVGLMTADENTGDGDIPVGRLQLRYELVLSRTNPAPGQGACPLLEVTRDAQGLLRIDDYLPPMTCLSASSHLGTAGLLSQLNARHERWWSQAQQLASEASGYGLDGKLNSAGLRNQMVARHLGGALPSLSALLHAASHPERLYQCLAEVVGHVAQFATSPLPLKMSPYQHDDCLAQFRAALRYIDETLAAEMDRVQQDRLRAPRAEYEVIAFQAQEHGGFSCKLPPQIDNDLIIEIKPRDGQSSADVGRWLKQADIAGISLIPQLQRQRVPGARVRPLDTDEVTRQQLPALADLFVVENRVVDLADTGRSKLFAAEQSLFIQGHAGPHTPAAIFLYQKVSEGSDTV; encoded by the coding sequence ATGAACAGCTCTTCCCTTTCTGCACCGGCACCGTCCCGCTTGCCGGATGCTGTGCAATGGTCGGAAGGCATGTTGCTCGGACCCCAGCACATGCAACAGAACGATATCTACTGGCAGGAGCATCTGCGTCACCGGCTGGCGTGCATCGCGCCGCATTTCTGGGGTGTACGCCACCTGGCGGTACAACTGGTCAGGGACACCATTGTCGTCAGCGAACTGGAATGCGTGCTGCCCAATGGCGTGACGCTGTGCCACCCCGGGAATTTCATACGCCAGCCCGACCCGCTGCTGCAGCTCGACGTCAGCGCCTGCCGTGCCGGCGAGCCTCCCATGCGCCTGTGGCTGATGGTGCCGGAGCGCAGCCAGGCTGCAGCACGCCAGACCGACCCCGGGCGACGCTACGACTCGCAGGTCGGCCTGATGACCGCCGACGAGAATACCGGCGACGGCGATATCCCCGTGGGACGCCTGCAGCTACGCTACGAACTGGTGCTGAGCCGCACCAACCCGGCGCCCGGACAAGGCGCCTGCCCCTTGCTGGAGGTGACGCGGGATGCACAAGGACTGTTGCGCATCGACGATTACCTGCCGCCGATGACCTGCCTATCGGCCAGCAGCCACCTGGGCACGGCCGGTCTGCTCAGCCAGCTCAATGCCCGTCATGAACGCTGGTGGAGTCAGGCCCAGCAACTGGCCAGCGAAGCCAGTGGCTACGGCCTGGATGGCAAGCTCAACAGCGCCGGCCTGCGCAACCAGATGGTGGCGCGCCATCTGGGCGGTGCGCTGCCGTCGCTGTCGGCTCTGCTGCATGCGGCCAGCCACCCGGAGCGGCTGTACCAGTGCCTGGCCGAGGTGGTCGGGCATGTGGCCCAGTTTGCTACCTCGCCGCTGCCGCTGAAGATGTCGCCTTACCAGCATGACGACTGCCTGGCGCAGTTCCGGGCCGCACTGCGCTATATCGACGAAACCCTAGCGGCGGAAATGGACCGAGTGCAGCAGGATCGTCTGCGGGCGCCGCGCGCCGAGTACGAGGTCATTGCCTTCCAGGCGCAGGAGCACGGCGGCTTTAGCTGCAAGCTGCCGCCACAGATCGACAATGATCTGATCATCGAGATCAAGCCGCGGGATGGCCAGAGCAGCGCCGATGTCGGCCGCTGGCTGAAGCAGGCGGACATCGCAGGCATCAGCCTGATCCCGCAGCTGCAACGCCAGCGGGTACCGGGCGCCCGGGTGCGCCCGCTGGACACGGATGAAGTCACCCGCCAACAGTTGCCGGCGCTGGCCGATCTGTTCGTCGTCGAAAACCGGGTGGTCGATCTGGCCGACACGGGAAGAAGCAAGCTCTTCGCCGCCGAGCAGTCGCTGTTCATCCAGGGTCATGCCGGCCCGCATACACCTGCGGCCATCTTCCTGTATCAGAAAGTCAGCGAAGGCAGCGACACCGTCTGA
- a CDS encoding DotU family type IV/VI secretion system protein, whose amino-acid sequence MNQAPIPQWTSTDAAPAASGSVLLASFTAFYEELAAIRRCQRAGTLAAYLAPDGASLSAPDYATRTAARLLRLMREQYLAFRRQGSAQQIKMHNTTLYLMAALADEVLLLELSWPGAEHWFPVLLENQMFKTRHSGQMFFELADKLIAGGDEDPLRADLASVFLLTLQLGFKGQHRTPEGAKALERYCHALFRIADGGARRLEQPAPSRDTDWQHSVAGIALPAPGFVQAYQHNITDGQDLRLAPVSRWRRAMKLALLGYLILSTLIWIVLLYPPDHLWKP is encoded by the coding sequence ATGAATCAAGCGCCAATCCCACAATGGACATCCACCGATGCGGCCCCGGCAGCATCGGGGTCCGTGCTATTGGCCAGCTTCACTGCGTTCTACGAAGAGCTGGCGGCCATCAGACGTTGCCAGCGCGCCGGCACGCTGGCCGCTTACCTGGCGCCGGACGGTGCCAGCCTGTCCGCGCCCGACTATGCCACCCGTACCGCGGCGCGCCTGCTACGGCTGATGCGCGAGCAATATCTGGCGTTCCGGCGCCAGGGTTCTGCCCAGCAGATCAAGATGCACAACACGACGCTCTACCTCATGGCGGCACTGGCCGATGAGGTGCTGCTGCTGGAATTGTCGTGGCCGGGAGCCGAGCACTGGTTTCCGGTGTTGCTGGAAAACCAGATGTTCAAGACCCGGCATTCGGGACAGATGTTCTTCGAACTGGCCGACAAGCTCATCGCTGGCGGCGACGAGGATCCGCTTCGCGCCGACCTGGCCAGCGTCTTTCTGCTGACGCTTCAACTCGGCTTCAAGGGCCAGCACCGCACGCCGGAAGGTGCGAAGGCGCTGGAACGCTACTGCCACGCCTTGTTCCGCATCGCCGATGGCGGCGCGCGTCGGCTGGAGCAGCCCGCCCCATCCCGCGATACCGATTGGCAGCACAGTGTGGCTGGCATCGCCCTGCCAGCACCGGGCTTCGTACAAGCCTATCAACACAATATTACCGATGGGCAGGACCTCCGGCTGGCGCCTGTGTCGCGCTGGCGGCGTGCCATGAAGTTGGCGCTGCTGGGCTACCTGATCCTGTCCACGCTGATCTGGATCGTGCTGCTCTACCCGCCCGATCACCTATGGAAGCCCTGA